A genomic window from Chitinophaga pollutisoli includes:
- a CDS encoding amino acid permease — protein MKHNNEQSADRKLERGLQNRHIQLIALGGAIGTGLFLGIGPAAVQAGPSVILGYALAGVIAFFIMRQLGEMVVEEPVSGSFSHFAYKYWGTFAGFASGWNYWVLYILVSMSELTAIGIYVQFWWPEIPLWASSLFFFITINALNLSSVKVYGEAEFWFSIVKVVAIIAMIIFGVYLLFSGNGGPQASINNLWNDGGFFPKGLLQSDGQGNYQGLLAALALIMFSFGGLELIGITAAEADQPEKTIPRATNQVIYRILIFYVGALIILFALSPWKNITTDSSPFVMVFESLKGFQFTMFGKTIYFTSLIANALNLIVLTAALSVYNSCVYSNSRMLYGLAEQGNAPAILSRLNKNHVPVLAIVISGLFVAICIIINKLMPEKALHALMSLVVSALIINWLMISVVHLKFRQHYKGGSATTKFPSFLYPVSNYICLIFLTGILGLMLLTGMALPVLLIPVWLVFLYVCYMIVKSRKNSTAL, from the coding sequence TTGAAACATAACAACGAACAGTCCGCCGACCGCAAGCTGGAACGGGGGCTTCAAAACCGCCACATTCAGCTGATCGCCCTGGGAGGCGCCATCGGCACGGGGCTTTTCCTCGGCATCGGTCCGGCCGCCGTACAGGCGGGGCCATCTGTGATTTTAGGATATGCGCTGGCAGGTGTCATCGCATTTTTTATTATGCGCCAACTGGGCGAAATGGTTGTGGAAGAACCTGTTTCAGGGAGCTTCAGCCACTTCGCCTATAAATACTGGGGCACATTCGCGGGCTTCGCTTCCGGATGGAATTACTGGGTGCTGTACATCCTGGTAAGCATGTCCGAACTCACCGCCATCGGCATATATGTGCAGTTCTGGTGGCCGGAGATCCCCCTCTGGGCATCGAGCCTTTTCTTCTTCATTACCATCAACGCCCTGAACCTTAGTTCCGTAAAAGTGTACGGAGAAGCGGAGTTCTGGTTTTCCATCGTGAAAGTGGTGGCCATCATCGCCATGATCATCTTCGGCGTATACCTGCTTTTCAGCGGCAACGGCGGTCCCCAGGCCAGTATCAACAACCTCTGGAACGACGGCGGGTTCTTCCCCAAAGGCCTTCTCCAGTCCGACGGGCAGGGCAATTACCAGGGCCTCCTGGCGGCGCTGGCGCTGATCATGTTCTCTTTCGGCGGACTTGAGCTCATCGGGATCACCGCCGCAGAAGCTGATCAACCCGAAAAAACCATTCCCCGCGCGACCAACCAGGTGATCTACCGGATACTCATTTTCTATGTTGGCGCCCTCATCATTCTCTTCGCTCTTTCGCCCTGGAAAAATATTACGACAGACAGCAGCCCGTTCGTGATGGTATTTGAAAGCCTCAAAGGCTTCCAGTTCACGATGTTCGGCAAGACTATTTATTTTACCAGCCTCATCGCCAACGCACTCAACCTGATCGTGCTCACAGCGGCGCTGTCGGTGTACAACAGCTGCGTATACAGCAATTCCCGCATGCTGTACGGACTTGCAGAACAGGGCAACGCCCCGGCCATCCTTTCGCGTCTGAACAAAAACCACGTGCCCGTGCTGGCGATCGTGATTTCGGGCCTGTTCGTGGCGATCTGCATCATCATCAACAAGCTCATGCCTGAAAAAGCCCTCCACGCGTTGATGTCGCTGGTGGTTTCTGCGCTCATCATCAACTGGCTGATGATCAGCGTGGTGCACCTGAAATTCCGGCAACATTATAAAGGCGGATCGGCGACCACGAAGTTCCCTTCGTTCCTCTATCCCGTTTCCAATTATATCTGCCTCATCTTCCTGACCGGTATCCTGGGGCTGATGTTGCTCACCGGCATGGCGCTGCCCGTGCTGCTGATCCCCGTTTGGCTGGTATTCCTCTATGTCTGCTACATGATCGTGAAAAGCAGGAAGAACAGCACTGCACTATAA
- a CDS encoding c-type cytochrome — MAACLAGASSCNERPVRPSDPKTDKLKLPDGFVAEHLFSPSDSGRGSWVAMTFDDKNRLIVSDQFGALYRLKLPPIGADSTQKVSIEPLGLGKDTIPGTDSVRTKVTMGFAQGLLYAFNSLYVMVNHNGNKEFEKGSGLYRLQDTDGDDQFDKITLLKAMEGSGEHGPHSIILAPDGKSIYLIAGNHTLAPEMDAYMLPKNWQEDNLLPRMVDPNGHAAHVKPPGGWIANIDPEGKHWEFVSGGYRNPFDIAFNDAGDLFTYDSDMEWDFGLPWYRPTRICHATGGSDFGWRTGTMKWSATYPDNLPPVINIGQGSPTNLLYGGKAHFPEKYRKSMFAFDWSFGIVYALQLEPDGASYKATGEEFISGSPLPLTDGVIGPDGALYFLTGGRRLESDLYRVYHEKADEYTKPLPGATLTAENTLRRQLEQYHHGPNPAAVAAALPQLKHPDRFVRYAARIALEHQPVENWQAEVLKETEPLAVINGALALARQGQPELRDVILNKLEQIDLSKLAESEKIEAIRAAEVTVSRMGKPEGAAAISMAAWLQPHFPAATNELNRLLSKVLVYIDAPGAVGTTVALMASAKDDTTTRQSLLSSSDLIMRNPQYGMTIAGMLAKIPPAQQTYYATVLSGAKNGWNDSLRQAYFKWYADAFGYQGGNSFVGYINNARTNALALVPKEQFAQWNALSGDSIVKGGGKYTAASGVQPKGPGRNWKVEEAVKMVDSIGFAASNFEQGKAMFDATLCSKCHTVAGQGGVAGPDLTQLGTRFSNKDILESIIDPNKTISDQYGATVFYLKEGGSIMGRLTNEDDEQYFVSQNPFSPHDIRKVPKKSVTKTRVSEVSPMLPGMINRLSPQELVDLMAFLKSGGNAKDTIYSVNSRSAIR, encoded by the coding sequence ATGGCTGCATGCCTTGCCGGAGCATCTTCCTGTAACGAGCGGCCGGTGCGGCCCTCAGATCCTAAGACGGATAAATTGAAATTGCCCGACGGATTTGTGGCGGAACATCTTTTCAGTCCCTCCGATAGCGGGCGCGGCTCCTGGGTGGCGATGACGTTCGACGACAAGAACCGGCTCATCGTATCCGACCAGTTCGGCGCCCTTTACCGGCTGAAACTTCCTCCTATCGGGGCCGACAGCACGCAGAAAGTCAGCATCGAGCCTCTGGGCCTGGGCAAAGACACCATTCCCGGAACGGATTCCGTGCGTACGAAAGTAACGATGGGCTTTGCGCAAGGCTTGCTGTATGCTTTTAATAGCCTGTATGTGATGGTGAACCACAACGGCAACAAGGAATTCGAAAAAGGCAGCGGCTTATACCGGCTGCAGGATACGGATGGCGACGACCAGTTCGACAAGATTACGCTCCTCAAAGCGATGGAGGGATCGGGCGAGCACGGGCCGCATAGCATCATCCTGGCGCCGGACGGCAAATCCATCTACCTCATCGCCGGCAACCATACCCTGGCGCCGGAAATGGACGCATACATGCTGCCGAAGAACTGGCAGGAAGATAACCTGCTTCCCCGGATGGTAGACCCCAACGGACATGCTGCGCACGTCAAGCCCCCCGGCGGCTGGATCGCCAACATCGATCCGGAAGGCAAGCATTGGGAATTCGTGAGCGGTGGTTACCGCAATCCGTTCGACATTGCCTTCAACGACGCAGGCGATCTCTTTACCTACGATTCCGATATGGAATGGGATTTCGGCCTGCCCTGGTACCGGCCCACGCGGATCTGCCACGCCACCGGCGGGAGCGATTTCGGTTGGCGGACAGGTACCATGAAGTGGTCGGCCACTTACCCGGATAACCTGCCACCCGTAATCAATATCGGGCAAGGTTCGCCAACCAACCTGCTGTACGGGGGGAAGGCGCATTTTCCGGAGAAATACCGCAAGTCGATGTTCGCATTCGACTGGAGCTTCGGCATCGTGTATGCGCTACAGCTGGAGCCCGACGGCGCTTCGTATAAAGCCACGGGAGAAGAGTTCATTTCCGGATCCCCCCTACCGCTGACCGACGGTGTGATCGGGCCCGACGGTGCTTTGTATTTCCTCACCGGCGGCCGCCGGCTGGAATCCGACCTGTACCGCGTGTATCACGAGAAAGCCGATGAGTATACCAAACCTTTACCCGGCGCCACGCTGACAGCGGAAAACACCCTCCGCCGCCAACTGGAGCAATATCACCATGGCCCCAATCCTGCGGCAGTAGCAGCAGCTTTACCACAACTGAAGCACCCCGACCGTTTCGTACGGTATGCGGCGCGCATCGCGCTGGAGCATCAGCCGGTGGAAAATTGGCAGGCGGAAGTATTGAAAGAAACGGAGCCCCTGGCAGTCATCAACGGCGCTTTGGCGCTGGCGCGGCAGGGTCAACCGGAACTCCGCGATGTTATACTGAACAAACTCGAACAGATCGATCTTTCAAAATTAGCCGAATCGGAGAAAATTGAAGCCATCCGCGCAGCGGAAGTAACCGTTTCCCGGATGGGCAAACCTGAAGGCGCGGCGGCCATTTCGATGGCGGCTTGGCTGCAACCTCATTTCCCTGCGGCTACCAATGAGCTGAACCGCCTTTTGAGCAAAGTGTTGGTGTATATCGACGCTCCCGGCGCCGTGGGCACCACGGTAGCGCTGATGGCTTCCGCGAAAGACGATACCACCACCCGCCAGTCCCTGCTGTCTTCTTCAGATCTCATCATGCGCAATCCGCAGTACGGGATGACGATCGCGGGGATGCTCGCCAAAATTCCGCCGGCGCAGCAAACCTATTACGCCACCGTGCTTTCCGGCGCTAAAAACGGCTGGAACGATTCGTTGCGGCAGGCATATTTCAAATGGTACGCAGATGCATTCGGCTACCAGGGAGGCAACAGCTTCGTGGGATATATCAATAACGCCAGAACCAACGCACTGGCATTGGTGCCCAAAGAACAGTTCGCGCAATGGAACGCGCTTTCCGGCGATTCCATCGTGAAAGGCGGCGGCAAGTACACCGCGGCTTCCGGTGTGCAGCCGAAAGGGCCGGGCCGTAACTGGAAAGTGGAAGAAGCGGTGAAAATGGTGGACAGCATCGGATTTGCAGCCAGCAACTTCGAACAGGGAAAAGCCATGTTTGATGCCACACTCTGTTCCAAATGCCATACCGTTGCAGGACAGGGTGGAGTAGCCGGACCGGATCTCACGCAGCTGGGTACACGTTTCAGCAATAAAGACATCCTTGAATCGATCATCGACCCGAATAAAACCATTTCGGACCAGTACGGCGCCACCGTATTCTACCTGAAAGAGGGCGGCAGCATCATGGGCCGGCTGACGAACGAAGACGATGAGCAATATTTCGTTTCCCAAAACCCATTCTCACCGCATGATATCCGCAAGGTACCGAAGAAAAGCGTGACGAAGACGAGGGTTTCCGAAGTATCGCCCATGTTGCCGGGCATGATCAACCGGCTGAGCCCGCAGGAGCTGGTAGACCTCATGGCATTCCTGAAATCCGGCGGCAATGCGAAAGACACGATCTATTCCGTCAACAGCCGTTCCGCTATCCGCTGA
- a CDS encoding DMT family transporter, with protein sequence MNNSNSPLHTRGLISIFIVLLIWGSSFSVTKFVVTEVPPLTAAAIRNTIACLALLPFYLLSRRKSRAPLPFGKLTLMGLSGTTFYYLCFNTGMHYIPASTGAIIEGLVPVAIAVPAALFLKEHLSGRLLAGIILSVIGVILVGFVGTTAESKNGPLGSALIVAAVCLWSVYTLLSRTVKDHDTLQVTALSMMIGTVLSYPIGMLEIQQKGWPAISWQAWLGLGYCGILASAVAYFLYNKALESLPAAQVGNFLNLNPVIGAIVAFLFLHESFTGLQWAGGALVIAGIWLSSQKRDPQPEK encoded by the coding sequence ATGAACAACAGCAACAGTCCGCTACATACGCGCGGGCTTATATCCATTTTTATTGTGCTCCTGATCTGGGGCAGTTCGTTTTCGGTAACGAAGTTTGTGGTGACGGAGGTGCCTCCACTCACGGCGGCCGCCATCCGCAATACGATCGCCTGCCTGGCGCTGCTGCCTTTCTATCTCCTGAGCAGGCGGAAATCGCGGGCGCCGCTGCCTTTCGGGAAGCTGACGCTGATGGGGCTTTCGGGCACCACGTTTTACTATCTCTGCTTCAACACCGGCATGCATTACATTCCCGCCAGCACAGGCGCCATCATAGAAGGGCTAGTACCCGTGGCCATCGCCGTTCCGGCAGCGTTGTTTCTCAAAGAGCACCTCAGCGGGAGGCTCCTGGCCGGAATCATTTTGTCGGTCATCGGCGTCATACTGGTCGGATTTGTAGGTACAACTGCGGAATCGAAGAACGGCCCCCTCGGCAGCGCGCTCATCGTAGCGGCCGTATGCCTCTGGAGCGTATACACGTTATTGTCCCGCACGGTGAAAGACCATGACACGCTACAGGTGACGGCACTCAGCATGATGATCGGAACGGTGCTTTCCTACCCGATCGGCATGCTGGAAATCCAGCAGAAGGGATGGCCCGCGATTTCGTGGCAGGCCTGGCTGGGGCTGGGCTATTGCGGCATCCTCGCTTCCGCCGTGGCGTATTTCCTGTACAACAAAGCGCTGGAAAGCCTGCCCGCCGCGCAAGTCGGGAATTTCCTCAACCTCAACCCCGTTATCGGCGCCATCGTGGCTTTCCTCTTCCTCCACGAATCCTTTACCGGACTGCAATGGGCAGGCGGTGCACTGGTAATCGCCGGTATCTGGCTCAGTTCCCAAAAACGCGATCCGCAGCCCGAAAAATAG
- a CDS encoding metalloregulator ArsR/SmtB family transcription factor — MERRRDVFQAIADPTRRGIIQLLADRPLTMNAIADYFDTSRPTVSEHVKLLEECGLVVIRKEGRERHCEARLEKLSEVADWVAQYTASWSKTLDIMESYLLKIAPKIKNSKHEKHDKRRKPRGK; from the coding sequence ATGGAAAGAAGAAGAGACGTATTCCAGGCGATAGCCGACCCCACCCGCCGGGGCATCATTCAACTGCTGGCAGACCGACCGCTGACCATGAACGCCATCGCGGATTACTTCGACACCAGCCGCCCCACCGTGTCTGAACATGTAAAACTCCTCGAAGAATGCGGGTTGGTGGTGATCCGGAAAGAAGGGCGGGAACGGCATTGCGAAGCGCGGCTTGAAAAGCTGTCGGAAGTTGCCGACTGGGTAGCGCAATACACCGCCTCCTGGAGCAAGACCCTCGATATCATGGAATCCTATCTGCTGAAAATAGCACCCAAAATAAAAAATTCAAAACATGAAAAACACGACAAACGCCGCAAGCCCCGCGGCAAATGA
- a CDS encoding mechanosensitive ion channel domain-containing protein, with product MQVRTGYPFRFWLPAIFCCLLSVAGYGQHADSLPVHRKDSLLQTIRAMLQKAPAEYAAKYKEHGIANEQDGLMDELLRTIRHTRGFLKTPLDTNAIYHELASVRQRYIIAGDGIFTNTGSLQTERNLTTSYKLIHELLGRVQVYKLQVDAYKKRLVGFRKDFDSIASNPRLYATPADSAEFMHLVRKLYVVGREVDPIDSALSASLRNAQHAKDQLDIMVYDLQSALEQIERYEKELSRQTFDREVGSLGLPPENARPFREILWQSVEKNRLILWFYVRNNLVKIAILLILTAFCIIFLRTLRGKVKVSGLLRDDFNGQLVLRFPVLSAMLIVFSIFQFIFPDPPWVFNCLLWVISSACLTVIFYEFITPYWMRFWWMMWILFLLACGDFLLLQASRPERWFMLALAFGGMLVGGWYLARGRRDELREKWIIYFMYCIVGVELLSAVANLTGRFNLAKALMASGFISVIIAIMFLWTVRLINEALQLASKIYQVPERRMFFVNFAAVGQQAPRFFYFFLIIGWFILFARTFYAFKLITEPVKDFLMSDRTIGSYTFSFFSVLAFFIILILSSIISRIVSFFASDKSGHPAESGGQAGLGSWLLVVRIFIFVLGLLLAFAVAGIPLDRATFVMGALGVGIGFGLQTLVNNLVSGVILAFEKPLNVGDFVEVKGKSGTVKSIGFRSSMLQTLEGGHLVIPNGELLNDELINWNIQTSIRRNELTVGVSYDADLEKVEGVLQSLLKENSHILKTPEPVIWASEFGDSAVLIQVYFWTVGLRPGKVAKSALIFAIHKAFKEQGIVIPFPQRDLHIKRGDAPDEEKRGQVGNDSSD from the coding sequence ATGCAAGTACGAACCGGCTATCCTTTCCGTTTCTGGCTGCCTGCCATATTTTGCTGCCTGCTTTCCGTAGCCGGATATGGGCAACATGCGGATTCGCTGCCGGTACATCGGAAGGATTCCCTCTTGCAAACTATCCGCGCTATGCTGCAAAAGGCGCCTGCCGAATATGCGGCCAAATATAAGGAACATGGCATCGCCAATGAGCAGGACGGACTGATGGATGAATTACTGCGCACGATCCGCCATACCCGCGGTTTCCTCAAAACCCCGCTGGATACAAATGCGATATACCACGAACTGGCGTCTGTCCGTCAACGTTATATCATCGCCGGCGATGGAATTTTCACCAACACCGGATCACTGCAGACGGAGCGGAATCTCACCACGTCTTACAAACTGATACACGAACTGCTGGGCCGCGTCCAGGTGTATAAATTGCAGGTGGATGCATACAAGAAGCGCCTGGTCGGTTTTCGGAAGGATTTCGATTCCATCGCCAGCAATCCCCGTCTCTATGCAACTCCGGCGGATTCGGCTGAATTCATGCACCTGGTGCGCAAACTATATGTGGTGGGCCGGGAAGTGGATCCTATCGACAGCGCGCTGAGCGCTTCGCTCCGCAACGCCCAGCATGCCAAAGACCAGCTGGATATCATGGTATACGATCTTCAGTCGGCGCTGGAGCAGATCGAACGTTACGAAAAGGAACTTTCGCGGCAGACTTTCGACAGGGAAGTGGGCAGCCTGGGTTTGCCGCCTGAAAATGCCCGCCCGTTCCGGGAAATCCTTTGGCAGTCGGTGGAAAAGAACCGGCTGATCTTATGGTTTTATGTCCGGAACAATTTGGTGAAGATCGCGATACTCTTGATATTGACGGCTTTTTGCATCATTTTCCTGCGGACGCTCCGGGGAAAAGTTAAAGTCAGCGGCCTGTTGCGGGACGATTTCAACGGGCAGCTCGTTTTGCGTTTCCCGGTGTTGTCGGCCATGCTGATCGTGTTCAGCATTTTCCAGTTTATTTTCCCGGATCCTCCCTGGGTTTTTAATTGTTTGCTTTGGGTGATTTCGTCGGCCTGCCTGACGGTCATCTTTTATGAATTCATCACGCCGTACTGGATGCGGTTCTGGTGGATGATGTGGATATTGTTCCTGCTGGCATGCGGCGATTTTCTGCTGTTGCAGGCTTCGCGGCCCGAACGCTGGTTCATGCTGGCGCTCGCCTTCGGCGGAATGCTGGTGGGAGGATGGTACCTGGCCAGGGGGCGCCGCGACGAACTGCGGGAAAAGTGGATCATCTATTTCATGTATTGCATCGTAGGGGTGGAGCTGCTGTCGGCCGTGGCTAACCTCACCGGGCGTTTCAACCTGGCGAAAGCGCTTATGGCCAGCGGCTTTATCAGCGTCATTATCGCGATTATGTTCCTATGGACGGTGCGCCTCATCAATGAAGCGCTCCAGCTGGCGTCCAAAATATACCAGGTGCCGGAACGCCGGATGTTTTTCGTGAATTTCGCGGCGGTGGGGCAGCAGGCGCCGCGGTTCTTCTATTTCTTCCTCATCATCGGCTGGTTCATCCTGTTCGCCCGCACGTTCTACGCTTTTAAACTCATTACCGAACCGGTGAAAGATTTCCTGATGAGCGACCGCACAATTGGCTCCTATACTTTTTCATTTTTCAGCGTATTGGCGTTTTTTATCATTTTGATATTGTCGTCCATCATATCCCGGATCGTGTCGTTCTTCGCGTCCGACAAATCGGGGCACCCGGCTGAAAGCGGTGGCCAGGCCGGGCTGGGGAGCTGGTTGCTCGTGGTCAGGATTTTTATTTTCGTACTGGGACTGCTGCTGGCGTTTGCCGTGGCGGGTATCCCGCTCGACCGCGCCACTTTTGTAATGGGCGCACTAGGCGTAGGCATCGGTTTTGGATTGCAAACGCTTGTCAATAACCTGGTGAGCGGTGTGATCCTGGCATTCGAAAAACCCCTCAACGTAGGGGATTTTGTGGAAGTGAAAGGCAAATCCGGAACGGTAAAATCCATCGGCTTCCGCAGTAGCATGCTCCAAACCCTGGAAGGCGGCCATCTTGTAATCCCCAACGGGGAATTGCTGAACGACGAGCTGATCAACTGGAACATCCAGACATCCATACGCCGCAACGAACTGACCGTAGGCGTGTCTTACGATGCCGATCTGGAAAAGGTGGAAGGGGTTTTGCAATCGCTTTTGAAAGAGAACAGTCATATCCTCAAAACGCCGGAGCCGGTGATCTGGGCTTCGGAGTTCGGGGACAGCGCCGTGTTGATTCAGGTGTACTTCTGGACGGTGGGGCTCCGTCCCGGCAAGGTAGCCAAGAGCGCGCTCATCTTCGCCATTCACAAAGCCTTTAAGGAACAGGGGATCGTTATTCCCTTCCCGCAACGCGATTTGCATATTAAACGCGGCGATGCGCCTGATGAGGAAAAAAGAGGGCAGGTGGGGAATGATTCATCAGATTGA
- a CDS encoding alpha-galactosidase, which produces MNKKWTCIILGVHLAAGTADGQTSPARKTDWLITPVTEKAKVMEKGKDVTLSNGLVSRSFRISPNVACYDYVNLTNGQQLLRAVKPEARITVNGKTYNVGGLNGQQENAYLLPSWLDGFTAGANDFAYVRHQVSELKPRVQWTGKYWAANRKQATARQVDFLYAGKAPGTEGLHVTVSYAIYDGLPLIAKWVTVENKSGATVAVNQVVHEILGMVEEESAVIGQPHQLKKPQGIYFETNYAFNNAMQYPISDQTSHWKKDSSYTSQVNYDYGTPCLFEAYPDKVTAVALADGEKMTSPATWELLMDSYDRERRGLAVRKMYRTIAPWTTSNPIFMHLVSKNDQQVTDAIDQCAATGYEALILSFGSHVNMEDTSAANITRWKSLSDYAHGKGILIGGYSLFSSRRISDKDDVINPATGKPGGAFFGNAPCFGSEWGLAYRDKIKYFIYQTGFDIWENDGPYPGDVCASTTHPGHKDAHDSQWRQMEIQKELYRDLNEHGVYINAPDWYFLDGTHKIALGYREVNFSLSRDQQKILNRQNIYDGTWEKTPSMGWGFVPLTKYQGGGPEAVLEPLKDHLGDYKQLMFQYYGAGIQACYRGPRLYDTDETKQVVTDMVSWYKKYRTVLNSDIVHLRRADGRDWDGILHADPQGKEKGFLILYNPLKTPITRTISVPLYYTGLTGTAKLLANGVTAKTYTLGRNYNIEMTVTLPPESYNWWVVQ; this is translated from the coding sequence ATGAATAAGAAATGGACTTGCATCATCCTGGGAGTGCACCTGGCCGCAGGTACGGCTGACGGCCAAACATCGCCCGCCCGTAAAACGGACTGGCTCATCACGCCGGTCACAGAAAAGGCGAAAGTAATGGAAAAAGGAAAGGACGTGACCCTCAGCAACGGCCTGGTTTCCCGCTCCTTCCGCATCAGCCCCAACGTGGCCTGCTATGATTACGTTAACCTCACCAACGGCCAGCAGCTCCTCCGCGCCGTGAAGCCGGAAGCGCGTATTACCGTCAATGGTAAAACGTACAACGTGGGCGGTTTGAACGGACAGCAGGAAAACGCGTACCTGTTGCCCTCCTGGCTCGACGGTTTCACCGCCGGCGCCAATGATTTCGCTTACGTCCGCCACCAGGTTTCGGAACTGAAGCCGCGGGTGCAATGGACCGGGAAATACTGGGCCGCCAACCGCAAACAAGCCACCGCCCGCCAGGTCGATTTCCTGTATGCCGGGAAGGCCCCCGGCACCGAAGGCCTGCATGTCACCGTCAGCTACGCTATTTACGACGGATTGCCGCTCATCGCCAAATGGGTAACCGTGGAAAATAAAAGCGGCGCAACGGTTGCGGTGAACCAGGTGGTTCACGAAATCTTGGGCATGGTGGAAGAAGAAAGCGCCGTGATCGGGCAGCCCCACCAGTTGAAAAAGCCCCAGGGCATTTACTTCGAAACGAATTATGCGTTCAACAACGCCATGCAATATCCCATCAGCGACCAAACTTCCCACTGGAAGAAAGATTCGTCTTATACCTCGCAGGTGAACTACGACTACGGAACGCCCTGCCTGTTCGAAGCCTATCCGGATAAGGTGACGGCAGTGGCCCTCGCTGATGGCGAAAAGATGACTTCTCCCGCCACCTGGGAGCTCCTGATGGATAGTTACGACCGCGAAAGGCGTGGGCTGGCCGTGCGCAAAATGTACCGTACCATCGCGCCCTGGACCACCAGCAATCCCATATTTATGCACCTGGTAAGTAAAAACGACCAGCAGGTAACGGACGCCATCGACCAGTGCGCAGCCACGGGCTACGAAGCGTTGATCCTCAGCTTTGGCAGCCACGTCAACATGGAAGACACCTCGGCCGCCAATATCACCCGCTGGAAATCGCTCAGCGATTACGCGCACGGCAAAGGCATCCTGATCGGCGGGTATTCGCTGTTCAGCTCGCGCCGCATCAGCGATAAGGATGATGTCATAAATCCCGCCACCGGCAAACCCGGCGGTGCATTCTTCGGCAACGCGCCCTGCTTCGGCAGCGAATGGGGATTGGCTTACCGTGATAAAATCAAGTACTTCATTTACCAGACCGGTTTCGATATCTGGGAGAATGACGGTCCCTATCCCGGCGACGTCTGCGCTTCCACCACCCATCCCGGCCACAAGGATGCGCACGACTCGCAATGGCGCCAGATGGAAATCCAGAAAGAACTTTACCGCGACCTCAACGAGCATGGCGTATACATCAACGCCCCCGACTGGTATTTCCTCGACGGTACGCACAAAATTGCGCTCGGGTACCGCGAGGTGAATTTCTCCCTTTCCCGCGACCAGCAAAAAATCCTGAACCGCCAGAACATTTATGACGGCACCTGGGAAAAGACGCCCTCCATGGGCTGGGGCTTTGTGCCGCTGACCAAATACCAGGGCGGAGGCCCCGAAGCGGTGCTGGAGCCGTTAAAGGATCACCTCGGGGATTATAAGCAGCTCATGTTCCAGTATTACGGAGCGGGCATCCAGGCCTGTTACCGCGGCCCGCGCTTGTATGATACAGATGAAACGAAGCAGGTAGTGACGGATATGGTGAGCTGGTACAAAAAATACCGCACTGTCCTGAATTCGGACATTGTTCACCTCCGCCGTGCCGACGGCCGCGATTGGGACGGCATTCTGCATGCGGACCCGCAGGGCAAAGAGAAAGGTTTTCTTATCCTGTATAATCCCCTCAAAACGCCCATTACCCGTACTATCAGCGTTCCGCTTTATTACACGGGCCTCACCGGCACCGCGAAACTGCTGGCCAACGGCGTTACCGCCAAAACTTACACCTTAGGGCGTAATTACAATATCGAAATGACGGTGACGCTGCCGCCGGAAAGCTATAACTGGTGGGTGGTACAGTAA
- a CDS encoding SRPBCC domain-containing protein: protein MKNTTNAASPAANEVLISRTVNFPRALVFQIWSDPEHLPRWFAPDGCGIHFTTLDIRPGGRFHSCVHTPDGKECWCVGEYHEVNAPEKIVYNIAIADEQGNRRTSAEAGMDPAWPDETLVTVTFRALDNDRTEIVLHQAAPAEVARKTGAYPSWLQMLDRMEAALAA, encoded by the coding sequence ATGAAAAACACGACAAACGCCGCAAGCCCCGCGGCAAATGAAGTCCTCATTTCGCGGACGGTCAATTTCCCCCGCGCGCTCGTTTTCCAGATCTGGAGCGACCCGGAGCACCTTCCGCGATGGTTTGCCCCAGATGGCTGCGGCATTCATTTCACCACGCTGGACATCCGGCCGGGCGGCCGCTTTCATTCCTGCGTGCATACACCAGACGGTAAAGAATGCTGGTGCGTAGGCGAATATCACGAAGTAAACGCGCCGGAAAAAATCGTGTATAATATCGCCATCGCCGACGAACAGGGCAACCGCCGCACCTCCGCCGAAGCTGGCATGGATCCCGCCTGGCCTGATGAAACCCTCGTTACCGTCACCTTCCGCGCGCTGGACAACGACCGCACGGAAATCGTTCTCCACCAGGCTGCTCCGGCCGAGGTGGCGCGCAAAACAGGCGCCTATCCCAGCTGGCTCCAGATGCTGGATCGCATGGAAGCGGCGCTCGCTGCTTAA